The genome window AGAAGATAGCGAAAAAAGCATTAATCAAATCAATGCTATATTAGATCAAATTACATCAAATTTTATCATCACAAAGCTATTTTACAAGATTGATCATCTATTATTACTAGAAGATTTAAACTCCAAAATAAAAAAACGAATCGATATAATAAGAGACTACTATGTAATCCGTCAAGATATATCTACAAACCTAATAGAACTCAATAAAAATTTACCAAAAACAACCAATATAGTAGAGATGAGTAAGGCTTATGCATTATTGATAAACTCAAGATTTATGGATAATTTTGATAGAAATAAGTTTGATCTATATCTTACTAAACTCATTGGGCTACCACAATCAACATTTGATTATCAATTTTTAAGTATAATCCAGCATGTAAATGACAATCTAATCACAATTCCAAATTTAAAAATTCAAAATGATAGTTTGCATATTGATCGTGTTATCAATCAGCTCTTAGAGCATTCGATTGAGCATTTTAACTCTGCTTTATACGCACTTATTGGTAGTTCAGCATTTTTATTAATTATAGTTACTGCAGCTGTGACTAAAAATGGAATTTTAAGTTTGCAAAATAGAACAAATAAAATTAAGCTAAAACAGCTAAAATATCTCATTGATAACAATCCAAATCAGATAATAATTTTAGATAAATTTGGAAAAATATCAAGCGTCAATAATGCATTTATAAATTCAACTAGCTTTAATGTAGATAAAATCATAGGCAAAGAGCTAGCCTCATTAAATATGAATATGCAAGGGATTGATATATTTGATGAGATTAGCCAAAGCAAAGAGGTTAAATCATATAATGAGTTTGTTAGCAAATCTAGTGATGGAATCTTAATCTATGAAGATATAGTAGCTATTCCTATGCTAGATGAGTTTAACGATATAAATGGCGCTATAATACTCAAGCGAGATATAACCAAAGAAAGATTAATTAGCAAAGAGTTAAATTTCAAAAATGCTCAATTACAAGAGAGTTCAAATATAGATAATCTCACCGGATTAAAAAATCTCTCAGCCCTAAATGATGCTATAAAAAATAATCAAGATGGCGTGTTAATTTATCTAATGATTACAGATTTTGCAAATTTAAGATTTTTCTACCGCTCAAATTTGATCGATATGATATTTGTTGCCATTGCTAACTCAATAAAACTCGCTATTAGCACCTATAAGATTGATGCACAAGCCTACAGAATGCAGCTTGATGAGTTTTGCATATGGTATAAAGGCAACAATATCAAAAAAGATGTAAAATATATATTAGAGTATTTTAAATCTAAAAATATCACTATCCAAACAGATGGTGGATTTGAGATCTTGCCAAATATATCAATTACTATGGGGGTAAGCTCTAACGATGATAAGCCAAATTTAAATAGACTTATTCAAGCTATTCTAGCAGCACAAGAAGCTAAAGAAAAAGAGTTAAATTTAAGCTTTTATAGCCATGATAATATGATAGAAAAAAGCTATCAAAAAAATGCCACAATAACAAGATTAATCCAATATGCTTTAAATGAAAATAGAGTAATTGTAGAGTGTCAAGGAATATTTGATATTAGAACATCTAAGCCAAAAATCAGCTCATATGAGATTTTAATCCGTATCTTAGATCAACAAAATCAAATTCACTACCCAAATGAGTTTTTAAGTGTAGCCAAGCTTACATCGCTATATCTAGCACTTACTAAGCAAGTTATAAATAGAACTTTTGAGCTTTTAGATAGATTTGGAGATAAAAAGAGATTTTCTATAAATCTCTCAAGTGTAGATATGATGAACGAACCAGTTAAAAATTTATTCTTACAAAAGCTTAGCCTATGCTCTCATCCACAAAATTTAACCATAGAGATCTTAGAGAGCGAAGGTGTAGATGATTATGATGCGATCAATCCATTTATACAAGAGATTAAAAATTATGGCTGCAAACTTAGCCTTGATGATTTTGGTAGTGGATATTCAAACTATTATAGAATGCTTGAATTAAATATAGATTATATAAAAATAGATGGCTCTATCATCTCTAAATTACCATTTGATAAAAATGCTCAAAGTGTGGTAATGACTATTGTAGATTTTGCAAAAAGACAAGGATATGAGACTGTAGCTGAGTTTGTCTCTACTCCACAAATTTTAGAAATTATCAAAGAGTTAGGTATAGATTATGCTCAAGGCTATCTATTAGCAAGACCAGTCTTGCCAAATAATATAGAATAATAGGAGAAAATTTGCATCACAGTATAATAAATGGCGCAGTTAAATTTATGGAGGAGAACTTCATAGAACACAAAGAGCTGTTTGAACACTTAGGCAACAAGCAGACGCCCCATACACTATTTATTGGGTGTTCGGATTCAAGAGTTGTACCAAATTTGATCACAAATACACTTCCAGGTGAGCTGTTTGTGGTACGAAATATAGCAAATATTGTCCCGCATTATAGACTCGTAGATGAGTATCTAGCCACTACTGCAGCTATTGAATATGCTATATATACTTTAGGAATCAAAAATATAATAGTCTGTGGCCATAGCAATTGTGGAGGCTGTGAGGCGCTGTATCAAAGTGATGAAAAATTAGCCAAAACGCCTATTGTTAGGCGATGGCTAATGATAATAGATGATATCAAAAAAGAGGTTTTAAAGGATAAAGATATCTCTCCGGCCAAAAGAGCGTGGGTAACAGAGCGACTAAATATCATAAATTCTCTTCAAAATATAATGACATTTCCAGGCGTGATAGAGAGGTTAAAGAGCGGCGAGCTAAAGCTTTTTGGCTGGCACTATATAATAGAGACCGGAGAGGTCTATAACTATGATGATAGAATAAAGAGTTTTAAACTATTAGAAAAGAGCATTGATTATGACAAAATTTACTCTCAAATTTTTACTGATTTTTAGTATTTTTAGTGGATACTGCTTTGCTAATGAGCTGATTTTAAGCGTAGAAAAGATAGTTTCGCTCAACTCTCAAATGAGTATAATATATGAGCAAAATAGAGATAAAAATAGCACAGATATGCAAGATTTTGAGATTTTAAATAGCGATAAAAAAGATATTATATCTAAGCTTCCGGCACTCATTACAAGTAGCACAGATTTTAACCAAACGGCTCTAAAATCATATATCACAGAGCTAGAGCGTGAGCTAATAAAGTATAAGCCCGGCTCAAATCACTATATAAGCATAGAGCTAGATAGGGCCTCAAAAGATCTAGATCTGATATTTTATATGGCTTTATCGCAAATTAGCATAGCTTTTAGAGATTATGATAAATCCCCTGAAAATGCCATTATAGACGCTATTACAAAGATTCAAATTTCAAACTATCAAGATTTAAAAACATTAAAATCAAATTTAAATAGCCATGAATTTGACCTAAGTTTTAAGCAGATAGAGATTAAACGCTACACCTATGATGAAATTTTAAACTATTTAAAAGATAATGCTCAGCTTTTTGCTAGTAATTTTATCCTTACAGGATTAAACCTACGACAGACTATAAGTCATATAAACCACTACACCAACTCACGAGACTATGATCTAAATTTTGGAAAAATTACGATGATAGCAGCAGTTTGTATATTTTTCTTTTTACTACCAAAGCTGGTATCTTTAATAATTTTTAGAATTTTCTTAATCTTGCTTTCTCGCTCAAGGCAGGTGGCAGTGGAGTTTAAAGAGCAGTTTGTAGCCGGTATTAAAACGCCTATTAATCTATTTTTTGTAGTTTATGCACTTGAGCTTTCCCTTACCATAGCCTACTATCCAGCCACCATTAGTATAAGTTTGGTTAATTACTTTACTATAGCTTATACCATTATAATTGCTTGGTTTATGCTTGGGATTTTAGATGGTTATGGCATAGTTTTGCTCTCTAAAATAGCACAAAAATCAGGGCGAAAAGAGATTATAAATTTAATTATTAAGATAATGTATTTTATCGTCATTATAATTACGATTTTAATTATTTTAAGCAAACTTGGCTTTGATATTAGCACACTTATTGCATCTTTGGGGATTGGGGGTCTTGCTGTTGCCCTTGCTACAAAGGATATAATCGCAAATTTCTTTGCTTCCATACTGCTGCTTTTTGATAGCTCTTTTAGTCAGGGCGACTGGATAGTGTGTGGAGATGTGGAAGGAACTGTGGTTGAAATAGGGCTTAGAAAGACTACCATTAGGACATTTGATAACGCTTTAGTATTTGTGCCAAACTCAAAGATAATGAGCGAAAATATAAAAAACTGGAACCGTAGAAAGGTAGGCAGACAGATTAAAATGCATGTAGGCTTAAGCTATACTACATCTAAACAAAGCATACAAAACTGTATAAACGATATAAAAGAGATGTTACTAAATCACCCTGGAATTGCTAAAAGCGGTATAGATAGCGCTTTAAATAATCAAGATGCACGCATAAAATATCGCCAAAGTATAGTCTCAATGGATGATCTAAATGGGTATAAAAATAATCTTTTTGTAGTGCTTGATGAGTTTGGTGATAGCTCCATAAATATCTTAATATACTGTTTTAGCAAAAGTGTTGTATGGGGTGAGTTCTTAGCCACCAAAGAAGATGTAATGCTAAAAATTATGGAAATTGTAGAAAAATATGATGATGCAAGCTTTGCCTTCCCAAGTCAAAGCCTATATATAGAATCAATGCCAAAAATTCAAATTTACAAAGGAGAAAGTGATGTCAAATAGATATGATGATCTAGATGAAGATCTACAAGACTATGAAGATTATGAGGAGGATAATTATTCAAGTAAAAGTTCTCGTAGCTACAACTATGATGAAAATGACTACTCATATGATGATGAAGATGAAGAAGATAGCTACGATATGGAATAAAGCTTATTTTATTAATTTTGATATAGCTTTAAAGCTTGGGTGCTGTGCAGTTTGAAGCAATTCAAACGCCACCATCTCAAGTGGTTTAACTTTTACATCTTTTAAATTTGCATAGGCTAGGGTTTTATTTTTTGGATCTCTTGAGCTAATGCACTCATCAATTAAGGTAACATTATAGCCATTTTTTATTAAATCTAAGGTTGTTTGATATACACATATATGAGCTTCAATGCCTATTATATAGATATTTTGCGCCCCTTTTAGCTCATCTTTTATAGCATTATAAGCACTAAATTCCATCTTTTGAAACTTTTCATCTATAAAACTATCTAAACTCTTTAAAGTCTCTCCAAGACCTTTAGTATATTGCTCAGTTGCAATAACTCTTAAGCCAAGCTCTTTAGCAATTTGTAAAAACTTTAACGAATTTGCTACTAACTCTTCTGCGTCACTCATAACTGGAGCTAATTTCTCTTGAATATCTATAACCAAAACCAAATTCATACAATCCTCCTATAAATCAATATCAATTCCTACCGGACAATGATCGCTACCTTCTATCTCATTTAAAATAAAAGCATCTTTTAGCTTATCTTTTAACCCTTTAGAGATAAAAAAGTAATCAATTCTCCAGCCTACATTTTTTGCACGAGCATTAAATCTATAGCTCCACCACGAATATGCATCTATCTTATCTCCCTTAATATAGCGAAAAGTATCTATAAATCCAGCCTCTATAACTCTATCAATCCACGCACGCTCCACAGGTAAAAAGCCGCTAGTTTTGGAATTTGCTTTTGGGTTTTTCAAATCAATTTCACGATGTGCAGTATTTACATCGCCACAAAAAATTATCTCTAATCCACTTGCATTTAGCTCTTTAATATACTCTAAAAATTTATCATAAAAAGCCATCTTATACTCTAATCTATCATCGCCTTGTTGGCCATTGGGAAAATAGATATTAAATAGCACAATATTGCCAAATCTATGCTCTAATACCCTACCTTCACTATCTTCAAAAAATCTACACTTATTACTTTCATACCCAAATTTAGCCATACTCATCACGCCTGAATAGCCTGCTTTTTGAGCCGAATTTAAAACAATATTATCAAAGCCAAGATTATAAATCTCTTTTGGAATCTGAACATCTTTAGCCTTTATCTCTTGCAATCCTATATAATCAACACCAAAATCTCTAAGCCACTCAAAGCCGTTTTTATTCACCACAGCCCTTAGGCCATTTACATTCCACGAAATCAGTCTCAAATTTATCCTTTTTTATCACTATTATAGCTATCTTTTGATAATATTAAAAAAATTATGGAGTTAAATTTGGAAAATATCAATCTATATAAGAGTATTATGTGCACTATTATAGGGGCAAAAAAATCACAAATTATAGAGTTTATTATCAGCAATTTAGATGATAATAAAAGATTTAAATATACGATAAAAGAGCTATGCGATGAACTAAATATCAGCAAACCAACAGCCATAGAAACTATAAATTTATTACTTGAAAAACGCGTATTAAAAAAGATAAAAAATGGGCTATATCAGTTAAATATTTAAATCAAAAAGATGAGATATTAAGATTTTAAATCCAATAGCTATAAGCAAAATTCCACCTAAAATTAGCGCCTTTTTTTCTAAAGTCTCTCCAAGATATCTACCGATATAAACAGCACCGATACAGATAATAAAGCAAACCAATCCCACAATAGCCGAACTAAAAACTATGCTACCACCCTCAAAGCTAAGCGCTACGCCCACAGCTAACGCATCGATACTAGTAGCTATTGCACCAATAATTAATAGCTTTAAGCTTAAATCTATACTGCACTCTAAGGTATCTTGATTTTTTGAATCCTTAATCATCTTGGCACCCAAAATAACTAAAATCAAAAACGCTATATAGTGATCAATAAACTCTACATACTTAATAAACTCAAGCCCCAAAAAGTAGCCAATAAGCAGCATAAAAGCTTGAAAAAATCCATAAATAAAGGCAATTTTACTGATTTTAAATAAAGTTAAATTTAGACATCTTGCACCATTTGCAATGCTAAGAGCTGCGCTATCCATAGATAAAGCAATGGCTAAAAGCAAAAGCTCCATTATAGCCCAGCACTTGCTATCGCACTTGCTTGATGATCAGCTATGAGAGGATCTATAATCTCATCAAATAGCCCACCAGCCATAATCGCATCAAGTCTATATAGGGTTAAGTTTATTCTATGATCGCTAATTCTATTTTGTGGATAGTTATAAGTGCGAATTCTACCACTTCTATCACCTGTTCCGACTTGATCTTTTCTCTCTTGACTTTGGGCTGCTAGACGCTCTTTTTCTTGCATTTCATATAATCTAGCTTTTAAAACCTTCATTGCAGCTTCTTTGTTTTTATGCTGACTTTTGCCATCTTGATTGACTACTACTAGACCAGTTGGCTTATGAGTGATTCTTACAGCTGAATCGGTAGTATTTACACTTTGACCACCATGACCACTACTACGCATTACATCGATTTTAAGATCATTTTCATTGATAATTATCTCGCTATCTTGCACCTCTGGCATTACTGCTACTGTGATAGCAGATGTATGTACTCTACCTTGAGATTCTGTCTCAGGCACACGCTGAACTCTATGAGTTCCGCCTTCAAATTTAAGTCTTGAGTATGCACCTTCGCCTTTAATTAGCAAAATAATCTCTTTAAATCCGCCAGCACTTCCCTCGCTAGAGCTAACAATTTCAAATTTATATCCTCTTTGCTCGGTATAACGCATATACGCATTTGCTAAATCACCAACAAATAGCGCTGCTTCATCTCCACCAGTACCTGCTCTAAGTTCTAAAAATATATTTTTATCATCGTTTGGATCTTTTGGGATAAGTAAAATTCTAATCTCATTTTCTAACTCTTCAAGAGCAGGTTCAAGGATTTTTAACTCTTCTTTAGCTAGATCTCCTAGCTCAGCATCACCTAAAAGCTCACGATTCTCTTCAATACTTGATAAAATATGAAGATATCTATCACTAGCTTCTTTTATTGGTTCTAAATTTCTTTGTTCTTTGGAGAGTTCAGTCATACGAGATATATCACTGATGACTGATGGATCGCTTAGCAAGCTCTCAATCTCGCTAAAACGATCTATGAATGGTTGTAATTTTTGTGCGAGCATAACCTAGCTTACGCAGCTAATGTATTTACTAATTTTGCTAAACGGCTAACTTTTCTAGAAGCTGTTTCTTTTTTAAGGAAGCCTTTGCTTACAAAGCTGTGGAAGCTTTTATTTACATCTTTTAATGCTGATAATGCTGCTTCTTTATCGTTGTTAGCTACTGCAACTCTTACCGCTTTTGTTAAATTTTTAAGTCTTGTGCGGTAGAATCTATTTCTTTCTGTTCTTTTAATGGTTTGTCTTGCTCTTTTTTCAGCAGATTTATGATTTGCCATAACTTACCTTTTTTATAATTTTAGCTCGGAATTATACCAAAATATTATTAATTAAAACTGAATTTAAGTATCTTTTAATATAGTAAAATAGCCAACTTTAGCACTATTTTTGTTAGTTTAACATTTTTAGCTAAAATACGATTAAATTTACAAAATTTATGAGGATAATATGAAGCTATTTGGAACTGATGGAGTAAGAGGATTAGCTGGTAAAAAGCTTGATGCTATGACTGCTATGCGTCTGGCTATGGCAGCTGGGATATACTTTAGAGCGCACTCTAAAACTAATAAAATTCTAGTAGGAAAAGATACAAGAAAAAGTGGCTATATGATAGAAACTGCTATCGTAGCAGGACTTACAGCGGTTGGCTATGATGTAGTGCAAATTGGCCCTATGCCGACTCCTGCTATTGCATTTTTAACTGAAGATATGCGTTGTGATGCTGGTATAATGATAAGTGCTAGCCATAATCCATTTTTTGATAATGGAATTAAATTTTTTGATGGGAGTGGCAATAAACTAGCTGAAGCCGATGAAAGAGAGATCGAAGAAATTTACTTTAATCTAGATTTAATCCAACACAATCAAAAAACCGGTCTAG of Campylobacter vicugnae contains these proteins:
- a CDS encoding sensor domain-containing phosphodiesterase, with protein sequence MTINILKFIMLFFTLACLYFIIATGQILLKTDKRLYDFAELKRLNEELYLQIDLQNIHTTIEDSEKSINQINAILDQITSNFIITKLFYKIDHLLLLEDLNSKIKKRIDIIRDYYVIRQDISTNLIELNKNLPKTTNIVEMSKAYALLINSRFMDNFDRNKFDLYLTKLIGLPQSTFDYQFLSIIQHVNDNLITIPNLKIQNDSLHIDRVINQLLEHSIEHFNSALYALIGSSAFLLIIVTAAVTKNGILSLQNRTNKIKLKQLKYLIDNNPNQIIILDKFGKISSVNNAFINSTSFNVDKIIGKELASLNMNMQGIDIFDEISQSKEVKSYNEFVSKSSDGILIYEDIVAIPMLDEFNDINGAIILKRDITKERLISKELNFKNAQLQESSNIDNLTGLKNLSALNDAIKNNQDGVLIYLMITDFANLRFFYRSNLIDMIFVAIANSIKLAISTYKIDAQAYRMQLDEFCIWYKGNNIKKDVKYILEYFKSKNITIQTDGGFEILPNISITMGVSSNDDKPNLNRLIQAILAAQEAKEKELNLSFYSHDNMIEKSYQKNATITRLIQYALNENRVIVECQGIFDIRTSKPKISSYEILIRILDQQNQIHYPNEFLSVAKLTSLYLALTKQVINRTFELLDRFGDKKRFSINLSSVDMMNEPVKNLFLQKLSLCSHPQNLTIEILESEGVDDYDAINPFIQEIKNYGCKLSLDDFGSGYSNYYRMLELNIDYIKIDGSIISKLPFDKNAQSVVMTIVDFAKRQGYETVAEFVSTPQILEIIKELGIDYAQGYLLARPVLPNNIE
- a CDS encoding carbonic anhydrase — translated: MEENFIEHKELFEHLGNKQTPHTLFIGCSDSRVVPNLITNTLPGELFVVRNIANIVPHYRLVDEYLATTAAIEYAIYTLGIKNIIVCGHSNCGGCEALYQSDEKLAKTPIVRRWLMIIDDIKKEVLKDKDISPAKRAWVTERLNIINSLQNIMTFPGVIERLKSGELKLFGWHYIIETGEVYNYDDRIKSFKLLEKSIDYDKIYSQIFTDF
- a CDS encoding mechanosensitive ion channel family protein, which produces MTKFTLKFLLIFSIFSGYCFANELILSVEKIVSLNSQMSIIYEQNRDKNSTDMQDFEILNSDKKDIISKLPALITSSTDFNQTALKSYITELERELIKYKPGSNHYISIELDRASKDLDLIFYMALSQISIAFRDYDKSPENAIIDAITKIQISNYQDLKTLKSNLNSHEFDLSFKQIEIKRYTYDEILNYLKDNAQLFASNFILTGLNLRQTISHINHYTNSRDYDLNFGKITMIAAVCIFFFLLPKLVSLIIFRIFLILLSRSRQVAVEFKEQFVAGIKTPINLFFVVYALELSLTIAYYPATISISLVNYFTIAYTIIIAWFMLGILDGYGIVLLSKIAQKSGRKEIINLIIKIMYFIVIIITILIILSKLGFDISTLIASLGIGGLAVALATKDIIANFFASILLLFDSSFSQGDWIVCGDVEGTVVEIGLRKTTIRTFDNALVFVPNSKIMSENIKNWNRRKVGRQIKMHVGLSYTTSKQSIQNCINDIKEMLLNHPGIAKSGIDSALNNQDARIKYRQSIVSMDDLNGYKNNLFVVLDEFGDSSINILIYCFSKSVVWGEFLATKEDVMLKIMEIVEKYDDASFAFPSQSLYIESMPKIQIYKGESDVK
- a CDS encoding isochorismatase family protein; protein product: MNLVLVIDIQEKLAPVMSDAEELVANSLKFLQIAKELGLRVIATEQYTKGLGETLKSLDSFIDEKFQKMEFSAYNAIKDELKGAQNIYIIGIEAHICVYQTTLDLIKNGYNVTLIDECISSRDPKNKTLAYANLKDVKVKPLEMVAFELLQTAQHPSFKAISKLIK
- a CDS encoding exodeoxyribonuclease III → MRLISWNVNGLRAVVNKNGFEWLRDFGVDYIGLQEIKAKDVQIPKEIYNLGFDNIVLNSAQKAGYSGVMSMAKFGYESNKCRFFEDSEGRVLEHRFGNIVLFNIYFPNGQQGDDRLEYKMAFYDKFLEYIKELNASGLEIIFCGDVNTAHREIDLKNPKANSKTSGFLPVERAWIDRVIEAGFIDTFRYIKGDKIDAYSWWSYRFNARAKNVGWRIDYFFISKGLKDKLKDAFILNEIEGSDHCPVGIDIDL
- a CDS encoding replication/maintenance protein RepL → MENINLYKSIMCTIIGAKKSQIIEFIISNLDDNKRFKYTIKELCDELNISKPTAIETINLLLEKRVLKKIKNGLYQLNI
- a CDS encoding manganese efflux pump MntP → MELLLLAIALSMDSAALSIANGARCLNLTLFKISKIAFIYGFFQAFMLLIGYFLGLEFIKYVEFIDHYIAFLILVILGAKMIKDSKNQDTLECSIDLSLKLLIIGAIATSIDALAVGVALSFEGGSIVFSSAIVGLVCFIICIGAVYIGRYLGETLEKKALILGGILLIAIGFKILISHLFDLNI
- the prfA gene encoding peptide chain release factor 1 — encoded protein: MLAQKLQPFIDRFSEIESLLSDPSVISDISRMTELSKEQRNLEPIKEASDRYLHILSSIEENRELLGDAELGDLAKEELKILEPALEELENEIRILLIPKDPNDDKNIFLELRAGTGGDEAALFVGDLANAYMRYTEQRGYKFEIVSSSEGSAGGFKEIILLIKGEGAYSRLKFEGGTHRVQRVPETESQGRVHTSAITVAVMPEVQDSEIIINENDLKIDVMRSSGHGGQSVNTTDSAVRITHKPTGLVVVNQDGKSQHKNKEAAMKVLKARLYEMQEKERLAAQSQERKDQVGTGDRSGRIRTYNYPQNRISDHRINLTLYRLDAIMAGGLFDEIIDPLIADHQASAIASAGL
- the rpsT gene encoding 30S ribosomal protein S20, producing the protein MANHKSAEKRARQTIKRTERNRFYRTRLKNLTKAVRVAVANNDKEAALSALKDVNKSFHSFVSKGFLKKETASRKVSRLAKLVNTLAA